In a single window of the Streptomyces cinnabarinus genome:
- a CDS encoding trypsin-like serine protease, which translates to MSAIRATAVTAAGCAAVLITALPSSAINSYNATPAPERTEVGALVATWDHDDDPATPDRVDWVCSGTMIDADTFLTAAHCTTDWPDNVRFYVSLDQDVQSALDTSATTYPGDPAAQANAVAVEGTAHSHPAFPGPASDTHDISVVELPAAKMASRWSFTPATLPTADRLGAGTLNSTDWTVAGYGTQEAVRGPGGHTHPGGGVRMKAPVTFNALNKSWVRLGMTAPQGNGGACYGDSGGPNFVTLDGKRILASTTITGDTPCYATNVTYRLDTPGARAFLSPFVNLP; encoded by the coding sequence TTGTCAGCGATCCGTGCCACCGCCGTCACCGCGGCGGGCTGTGCGGCGGTGCTCATCACCGCACTGCCGTCCTCGGCCATCAACTCCTACAACGCGACGCCCGCACCCGAACGCACCGAGGTCGGCGCGCTCGTCGCGACCTGGGACCACGACGACGACCCCGCCACCCCCGACCGGGTCGACTGGGTCTGCTCCGGAACCATGATCGACGCGGACACCTTCCTCACCGCCGCGCACTGCACCACCGACTGGCCGGACAACGTGCGCTTCTACGTCTCCCTCGACCAGGACGTGCAGTCCGCACTGGACACCTCCGCCACGACGTACCCGGGCGACCCGGCCGCCCAGGCGAACGCCGTCGCCGTCGAGGGCACCGCCCACAGCCACCCCGCCTTCCCGGGCCCCGCCTCCGACACCCACGACATCTCCGTGGTCGAACTGCCCGCGGCCAAGATGGCGTCCCGCTGGAGCTTCACCCCCGCCACCCTGCCCACGGCCGACCGACTCGGCGCGGGGACTCTGAACTCCACCGACTGGACCGTCGCCGGTTACGGCACCCAGGAGGCCGTCCGAGGACCCGGCGGCCACACCCATCCGGGCGGCGGCGTCCGGATGAAGGCACCGGTCACCTTCAACGCCCTCAACAAGTCCTGGGTCCGCCTCGGCATGACCGCACCCCAGGGCAACGGCGGCGCGTGCTACGGCGATTCGGGCGGCCCCAACTTCGTGACGCTGGACGGGAAGCGGATCCTGGCGTCCACCACGATCACCGGCGACACCCCGTGCTACGCCACGAACGTGACGTACCGCCTGGACACCCCGGGCGCCCGCGCGTTCCTGTCGCCGTTCGTGAATCTGCCCTAG
- a CDS encoding fructosamine kinase family protein, producing MREAEEGSAAVAARFTGGSVVGVRRLSGTLAEVALDGGGVVMVKRGDGGPGATRAEAAGLRWLGAAGTVRVPAVHGHDEEWLVTDRVPAGRPSPEAAERLGRGLAALHATGASAFGAPPPGGPREAYIGLAPMRNAEGADWPRWYAEHRVLPYVRGAVDAGTLSVAEAAVFERVCARLPDLAGPPEPPARLHGDLWNGNVLWGADGQAWLIDPAAHGGHRETDLAMLHLFGLPHLDRLLAAYQRTAPLSEGWPARIPLHQLFPLLVHAVLFGRGYAEQALAAARSAPTG from the coding sequence ATGAGGGAAGCGGAGGAGGGATCGGCGGCCGTGGCGGCCCGCTTCACCGGTGGTTCGGTGGTCGGTGTGCGGCGGCTGTCCGGGACCCTCGCCGAAGTCGCCCTCGACGGCGGCGGGGTGGTCATGGTCAAGCGCGGTGACGGCGGCCCCGGCGCGACCCGGGCCGAGGCGGCGGGGCTGCGCTGGCTGGGCGCGGCGGGCACGGTCCGGGTGCCCGCCGTTCACGGGCATGACGAGGAGTGGCTGGTGACCGACCGGGTCCCGGCCGGTCGTCCGAGTCCCGAGGCCGCCGAGCGGCTCGGGCGTGGTCTGGCCGCGCTGCACGCAACGGGCGCGTCGGCGTTCGGTGCCCCGCCGCCCGGCGGTCCACGGGAGGCGTACATCGGACTCGCCCCGATGCGGAACGCCGAAGGCGCCGACTGGCCGCGCTGGTACGCGGAGCACCGGGTGCTGCCGTATGTGCGCGGGGCGGTTGACGCCGGCACCCTGAGCGTGGCCGAGGCCGCGGTCTTCGAGCGCGTCTGTGCCCGGCTGCCCGATCTCGCGGGGCCGCCCGAACCGCCGGCCCGGCTCCATGGGGATCTGTGGAACGGCAATGTGCTGTGGGGGGCCGACGGTCAGGCCTGGCTGATCGACCCGGCCGCGCACGGCGGCCACCGCGAGACCGACCTCGCCATGCTCCACCTCTTCGGCCTGCCCCATCTGGACCGCCTGCTGGCGGCCTACCAGCGGACGGCCCCGCTCAGCGAGGGCTGGCCGGCCCGCATCCCGCTGCACCAGCTCTTCCCGCTCCTGGTGCACGCGGTCCTCTTCGGCCGGGGCTACGCGGAACAGGCGCTGGCGGCGGCGCGCTCGGCACCGACGGGCTGA
- a CDS encoding MarR family winged helix-turn-helix transcriptional regulator produces MTATDPALTALAQGWCALSLLHGRIEAHIERALQSGHDLSVREYSLLDVLSRQHSGEGGHLQMKQVADAVVLSQSATTRLVTRLEDRGLLSRYLCPTDRRGIYTDVTEAGLKLLEEARPTNESALREALDAAARNPELAPLVRAVETLRVPV; encoded by the coding sequence ATGACCGCCACAGACCCCGCACTCACCGCGCTCGCCCAGGGCTGGTGCGCCCTATCGCTGCTGCACGGGCGGATCGAGGCCCACATCGAGCGCGCCCTCCAGTCCGGGCACGACCTCAGCGTGCGGGAGTACTCCCTGCTCGACGTGCTCAGCCGCCAGCACAGCGGGGAGGGCGGCCACCTCCAGATGAAGCAGGTCGCCGACGCGGTCGTGCTCAGCCAGAGCGCCACCACCCGTCTGGTGACCCGGCTTGAGGACCGGGGCCTGCTCTCCCGCTACCTCTGCCCCACCGACCGCCGCGGCATCTACACGGATGTCACCGAGGCAGGGCTGAAGCTCCTCGAAGAGGCCCGCCCCACCAACGAGTCCGCCCTCCGCGAGGCCCTCGACGCAGCGGCGCGGAACCCCGAACTGGCGCCCCTGGTCCGGGCCGTGGAGACCCTCCGCGTCCCCGTCTGA
- a CDS encoding NAD(P)H-binding protein, protein MGPGQKVAVFGAYGHTGRFVVAELLDRGFVPVLSGRDPEKLRASAAPGLELRPASVDDAAALDRALAGTAAVINAAGPFATTAGPVIEAALRAGIPYVDVAAEIEANDDTFTHFDERARAAGALVVPAMAFYGGLGDLLVTAAMGDWTSADEVHVAYGLSGWHPTAGTRIAGDVSRERRGGKRVRYAKGQLEYHDDAQSIVEWPFPEPLGSRSVYAEFTMADVVTVPSHLTVPEVRTYMTTEAAADLFAADTPAPTASDEQGRSDQTFLVDVVIRSAGRERRAVARGQDIYAVTAPLAVEAVRRILTGQTTAVGVASAGAAFDAPDFLKALSAHVSVDLPR, encoded by the coding sequence ATGGGACCGGGTCAGAAGGTCGCGGTGTTCGGCGCGTACGGGCACACCGGGCGGTTCGTGGTGGCGGAGCTGCTGGACCGGGGATTCGTGCCGGTGCTGTCCGGCCGTGACCCCGAGAAGCTGCGGGCGTCGGCCGCGCCGGGTCTGGAGCTGCGTCCGGCGTCGGTGGACGACGCGGCCGCACTGGACCGCGCGCTGGCCGGCACGGCGGCCGTGATCAACGCGGCGGGTCCGTTCGCGACGACCGCGGGGCCGGTGATCGAGGCCGCCCTGCGCGCCGGGATCCCTTATGTCGACGTGGCGGCCGAGATCGAGGCCAACGACGACACCTTCACCCACTTCGACGAGCGCGCCCGTGCCGCGGGAGCCCTGGTCGTACCCGCGATGGCCTTCTACGGCGGACTCGGCGACCTCCTGGTCACGGCCGCGATGGGCGACTGGACGAGCGCCGACGAGGTGCATGTCGCGTACGGGCTGAGCGGCTGGCACCCCACCGCCGGGACGCGGATCGCGGGCGATGTGTCCCGGGAGCGGCGCGGCGGCAAGCGGGTCCGGTACGCCAAGGGGCAGCTGGAGTACCACGACGACGCGCAGTCGATCGTGGAATGGCCCTTCCCGGAGCCGCTGGGCTCGCGGTCGGTGTACGCGGAGTTCACGATGGCCGACGTGGTCACCGTGCCCAGCCATCTGACGGTTCCCGAGGTACGGACGTACATGACGACCGAGGCCGCCGCGGACCTCTTCGCCGCGGACACCCCGGCCCCGACCGCGTCCGACGAACAGGGCCGGTCCGACCAGACCTTCCTGGTCGACGTCGTCATCCGCTCCGCGGGCCGGGAACGGCGTGCGGTGGCGCGCGGCCAGGACATCTACGCGGTGACCGCGCCCCTCGCGGTGGAGGCGGTACGCCGCATCCTCACGGGGCAGACGACGGCGGTGGGCGTCGCGTCGGCCGGTGCGGCCTTCGACGCACCCGACTTCCTCAAGGCCCTGTCGGCACACGTCTCGGTCGACCTGCCCCGCTAG